CCTGAGCTTCTTCCGGTGAATGAATTCCACCCACGCCGATGATGGCGAAGCGCTTTTGCGCGCGCCCGGCGATGTGGCGGATGACTGCGGTTGATTTACGGGTCAGGGGGCGTCCGCTTAGTCCACCGGCTCCGATGGCCTCCACCTGTTCCGAAGCGGTCTTCAATCCGCTCCGGTCCAGCGTCGTATTCGAAGCGATCACACCGGCCAAGCCCGCCTCGAGGACAACCGCGACAATATCGTCCAGTTGTTCCGTGCTGAGATCCGGCGCTATCTTCAGGAAAACCGGTCTGGCTTTCCCTCCCTTAGCCAAATCACTGCACCGTTTCATCAGTTGCCGTAGAATCGCCAACAAGGGTTCTTTCTCCTGCAGCGCGCGGAGACCGGGCGTGTTCGGGGAACTGACATTCACGACGAAGTAATCGACCACCGGATACAAAGCCTCCAGACACAGCAGGTAGTCATTCACCGCCTGTTCGTTGGGTGTATCCTTGTTCTTTCCGATGTTCCCGCCGATGATCAATCCGGGGCGTCGCTTTCGCAATCGTTCCGCCGCGGCGGTTGCGCCGGCATTGTTGAAACCCATGCGGTTGATCAGGGCTTCATCTAGGGGCAGCCTAAACAACCGAGGCCGGGGATTTCCGGCTTGTGGTCGCGGGGTCACCGTACCGATCTCGACAAAGCCGAAACCGAGATCACCCAGTTCCCGGTACAGCCGGGCATCCTTATCGAAGCCGGCTGCCAGGCCAACCGGGTTGGGAAATTCCAATCCGGCTACGGTACGTTTCAGGCCGGGATCGTCCACCCGGTACATCGACCGTACCAGCGGCCGCACGATCGGGATACGCATCCCGTTTCGCAGGATACCAAAGACCGCATGATGCACCTGCTCCGGGTCGAACAGGAACAGGAGTGGTTTCAGGAAGGAACGGTACAGCGACATCGGCCGCAAAGATAATCGGAATGCGTTGCCCGGCTAAAGCTCAAACATCCGGGGTCTCCGACCGGCCATGAATCCGAGCAATCGGGGCGGTTAAACTTTTTTAGGCTAACCTAAATTTAATTTATATATTTGCCTAAATTTATCCCATGGCGCATTCCACCTCTGAGGAGAACTACCTGAAATCCATCTATCACCTGTCCAAGTCGGAAGGCGGATCGATCGGCACCAATGTGCTGGCTGCGGATCTGAACACCACCGCCGCTTCCGTCACCGAGATGCTGAAGCGGCTTTCGGGAAAGCGGCTCGTCGACTACCGGCCGTACCACGGCGTTTCGTTGACCCTGGCCGGCAGGAAGGCCGCGTTGGCAACGATCCGCAAGCACAGGCTGTGGGAAATGTTTCTCGTAAAATCCCTGGGCTTTGGTTGGGACCAGGTGCATGACATCGCCGAACAGTTGGAACATATCCAGTCGGATCTCTTGACCGACCGGTTGGAAGCGTTCCTGGGGCATCCTGCTTTCGATCCGCATGGCGACCCGATACCGGACAGCCGCGGACGGATGCCGGACCGTCGCGAGCTCAGATTGGTGGAACTTTCACCCGGTGAATCGGGCATTCTGTGCAGCGTAGGAACGGACGATCCCGAATTCCTGCGTCAACTGGACGAGCTGGGTATCGGGCTGGGAACCCGGATCCAGTTGGAGGACCGGTATGCCTTCGACGGCTCTGCGCGGATCCGGATCCGGCCCGGCAGGCGCCAACTCTATCTTGCGGAACCGCTGATGCGCCATCTATTCATCCAGCGACCCGCACAGGCAGGAAAACGCGCTTCGACGAAGCGGCAATTCACGCGAACCGGCAAATAAATTTTCACGATGACCACTTCTTCCAACGACTCCCTTTCAGAGGTTCACGGATCCGTCGATACCACTGTACATAAGGGAAGATTCCGAAAGCTGCTGTCCTTTCTAGGTCCCGCCTACCTGGTATCCGTGGGGTATATGGATCCCGGCAACTGGGCAACCGATATCGCCGGAGGCAGCCGTTTCGGGTACGCGTTGATCTGGGTGTTGCTGATGTCGAACCTGATGGCCGTACTCCTCCAGAGTCTTTCGGCTCGATTAGGGATTGTCCGGGGACGGGATCTTGCTCAAGCGTCGCGCGAAACCTATTCCCGACCCGTGAACCTGTTTCTCTGGTTCCTGGCCGAGATCGCCATCGCTGCCACCGATCTCGCCGAAGTGCTGGGAATGGCCATCGGCATTCAGTTACTGTTCGGTCTACCGCTGATCTATGGCGTTCTCCTCACGGTGCTGGACACTTTTCTGCTCCTTTTCCTGTTGAACTTCGGCATCCGGAAGATCGAGGCGTTCATTCTGTCGCTGATCTCCATCATCGGACTCAGTTTTCTGACGGAGATGATCCTGGCAAAACCGGACCTGAGCGAGGTCGTTACCGGCTTCGTTCCCTCCCTGCCGAACGAAGCCGCCTTGTATATCGCGATCGGCATCATCGGGGCGACCGTGATGCCACACAACCTCTACCTGCACTCATCACTGGTCCAGACCCGGCGGATCGACCGCAGCAACTCCGGAATTCGACGCGCGATCCGGTTCAATTTTATCGACTCCGTCATCGCCCTCAATCTCGCCTTCTTTGTCAATGCCGCCATCCTGGTACTGGCCGCCTCTACCTTTTTTAGAAACGGCATGTTTACGGTCAGTGAGATCCAGGACGCGCACCATTTCCTGGAGCCGCTGCTCGGCAGCAAACTCGCGCCTGTCCTGTTCGCGGTTGCCCTGATCGCCGCCGGTCAAAGTTCTACCGTCACCGGAACCCTGGCCGGACAAATCGTAATGGAAGGTTACCTCCATCTCCGATTATCGCCCTGGATCCGCAGAATCATCACGCGCCTGGTGGCGATCATTCCCGCACTGCTTACCATCCACTATTTCGGCGAGTCCGCGACCGGCGAGTTGCTGGTATTGTCACAAGTGATTCTCAGCCTGCAATTGGGATTCGCGATCATTCCCCTGATCCATTTCACTTCGGATAAAGAAAAAATGGGGGACTTCCGGATTTCCTGGTGGGTGAAGTCACTCGCCTGGCTGTCCGCGACGATCATCGTAGGCTTGAATGTGCGCCTGGTCATCGATGAGATCAGCGCCTGGTTGTCTGCCAGTGCGGATCCCACGCTGCTGGCCTGGACGGTCATCCCATTGGCCTTGTCTGTGGGTGCGCTGTTGCTTTACGTAACCATCAAACCACTGTTTCCGCGCATTGTTCGCCCCAGTGCACGCGCGCCGCACGGTGGACCCAGAACACTTGGCCAAGTAGAAAGCATCCGGTACAGTCGAATCGCTATTACCGTCGACTTCTCCCAGTCCGACGAAGCTTCCATTGCTTCCGCCTTAGGACAAGGAGGAAAGGACGCGACGTATTGTCTGATCCATGTTGTAGAATCCGCCGGTGCAATGGTCATGCGACAGGATATCCGGGATATG
This genomic stretch from Bacteroidota bacterium harbors:
- a CDS encoding quinone-dependent dihydroorotate dehydrogenase, encoding MYRSFLKPLLFLFDPEQVHHAVFGILRNGMRIPIVRPLVRSMYRVDDPGLKRTVAGLEFPNPVGLAAGFDKDARLYRELGDLGFGFVEIGTVTPRPQAGNPRPRLFRLPLDEALINRMGFNNAGATAAAERLRKRRPGLIIGGNIGKNKDTPNEQAVNDYLLCLEALYPVVDYFVVNVSSPNTPGLRALQEKEPLLAILRQLMKRCSDLAKGGKARPVFLKIAPDLSTEQLDDIVAVVLEAGLAGVIASNTTLDRSGLKTASEQVEAIGAGGLSGRPLTRKSTAVIRHIAGRAQKRFAIIGVGGIHSPEEAQEKLDAGADLVQLYTGFIYEGPGLVKRILRSLVR
- a CDS encoding metal-dependent transcriptional regulator; the encoded protein is MAHSTSEENYLKSIYHLSKSEGGSIGTNVLAADLNTTAASVTEMLKRLSGKRLVDYRPYHGVSLTLAGRKAALATIRKHRLWEMFLVKSLGFGWDQVHDIAEQLEHIQSDLLTDRLEAFLGHPAFDPHGDPIPDSRGRMPDRRELRLVELSPGESGILCSVGTDDPEFLRQLDELGIGLGTRIQLEDRYAFDGSARIRIRPGRRQLYLAEPLMRHLFIQRPAQAGKRASTKRQFTRTGK
- a CDS encoding Nramp family divalent metal transporter, which produces MTTSSNDSLSEVHGSVDTTVHKGRFRKLLSFLGPAYLVSVGYMDPGNWATDIAGGSRFGYALIWVLLMSNLMAVLLQSLSARLGIVRGRDLAQASRETYSRPVNLFLWFLAEIAIAATDLAEVLGMAIGIQLLFGLPLIYGVLLTVLDTFLLLFLLNFGIRKIEAFILSLISIIGLSFLTEMILAKPDLSEVVTGFVPSLPNEAALYIAIGIIGATVMPHNLYLHSSLVQTRRIDRSNSGIRRAIRFNFIDSVIALNLAFFVNAAILVLAASTFFRNGMFTVSEIQDAHHFLEPLLGSKLAPVLFAVALIAAGQSSTVTGTLAGQIVMEGYLHLRLSPWIRRIITRLVAIIPALLTIHYFGESATGELLVLSQVILSLQLGFAIIPLIHFTSDKEKMGDFRISWWVKSLAWLSATIIVGLNVRLVIDEISAWLSASADPTLLAWTVIPLALSVGALLLYVTIKPLFPRIVRPSARAPHGGPRTLGQVESIRYSRIAITVDFSQSDEASIASALGQGGKDATYCLIHVVESAGAMVMRQDIRDMEMLSDRKNLEKYQEDLSAKGFKVEYRIGFGTTRKAIPDLVKDFQPDLLVMGAHGHMGFKDLLFGTTVDKVRHRVQIPVLVVRP